Part of the Nicotiana sylvestris chromosome 5, ASM39365v2, whole genome shotgun sequence genome is shown below.
CCCCAACCTCAAACTTCCGAACATTTAGCAGCGGTTGAAATTATGCGCCTCCAACATATCATAATTCTTCAAAATAAGGTTGATCTAGTCCAGGAAAATGTTGCCATCAACCAGCACGAGGCAATTCAGAAATTTATTCAAGTTAGTGGAATACTGCTTTTCTTTCACCACTCACATTCTGTGCTTCATTTGTGAGGATAGTCAGTCTTATCATACCATAATTTCAAAATCTTATTCAGGGAACTGTTGCAGATGGTGCCCCAGTTGTACCAATATCTGCACAACTGAAGTACAATATTGATGTCGTTGCTGAATATATTGTGAAAAAAATTCCCATTCCCGAAAGGAATTTCATTTCACCACCAAATATGATTGTTATCCGGTCATTTGATGTCAATAAACCTGGTTTTGAAGTTGATGATATCAGAGGTGGTGTTGCTGGTGGCAGTATTTTGAAGGTATCTTTCTCTTTTCCAGCAATTAATGATACTAGTCTTTGACAGTgggtttaatttatttattttttaatcacataaattttattaaataatGTATTTGAATCGTAGAATAACAAGCAAAGAAAAAAATTCATGCCCTGGAAATGATGAAGGTTAATGATATTTAAATAACTCAACAAAGGAAGAAATATTACCCTCATGGAAGTCCTACAATTTTAAATGCATCATTGAATTATCCACATATTattgaatttatataaaaacgaCCTTTTCAATTAATTGACTTGCACCTTTATAGCAAAAGGAAGACCTTCATAATGATTAATTAGATTCTTTGCGCAGGGTGTATTGAAGGTAAATCAACTTATTGAGGTTCGCCCTGGAATTGTTGTCAAAGATGAGAGTGGAAACATCAAATGTACTCCAATATATTCAAGAATAGTATCATTGTTTGCCGAGCAAAATGAATTACAATTTGCTGTGCCTGGAGGACTCATTGGAGTTGGAACCACTATGGATCCAACATTAACACGTGCTGATCGATTGGTGGGACAGGTTCTTGGGGAGGTTGGGTCACTTCCTGAAGTTTTCGTCGAACTAGAGGTAAATGACTTCCTTGAAACATTTCAGGAACTTTTTAACCAGCTAAAACAAGACTATATGTCTCTTCTTAAATAACCCTTTTCTCTTTTAAGCTTTGAAATAGTTAAGTCTGTTGTGAAGGAACTACTTTTCTATGAGTCTACTGTTTTTGATGGACTGTGTTATCAAATTAATAGGCTCACTCTTTATCCTCCTTCCCACTGAGTTCTTCTAGAGTGCTCTTATGTATCCTTTCCTTATTTCTTTACCTTTGAAATGCAGGTGAATTTCTTTTTGCTCCGACGTCTTTTGGGTGTGAGGACAAAGGACTCGGAGAGGCAGGGTAAAGTCTCAAAGTTGGCAAAGGGAGAAATCCTCATGTTAAATATAGGGTCTATGTCAACAGGGGCTCGTGTTGTCGCTGTGAAGAATGTATTCGCGAAATTGCAATTGACATCACCTGTGTGTACCAGTAAAGGTGAGAAAATTGCTCTTAGCCGGAGAATTGAGAAGCACTGGCGACTTATTGGTTGGGGCCAAATCCAAGCTGGTATTACTATTGATATTCCACCCTGCCCCATCTGAGTAAATTTTACACGACTAGTTACTGAACAGCTAGAAAAACTGTTAAAAACAACACAAAAAGTTGGATTTAGATGTGGAAAGGCGAGTAGTTGCGGGTAACTATTTTTTCCAGGTAGAGTAGAAAAGATTATTTGAAATTCCAGATATTCTATAGTCCTACATTTATTTTCCACTTGTTTCTTTGTCCAAGTGGTTGCATCTTGTATTTCATTAGTTTAGGTGGTTACTAGAATGAGTTCCATTCATCTTGCAGCAGATTTACGAACCAACCATTGATGTAATATTATCTACTCAATTTTGTATGCTTTCTACTGAAGTTGCACAAACCTAAAACTAATGCTTGTTGTCAAAATCCCAACAAATGTGCGTGATTTTACAAGTCAAAACCTTAGGGTATAGAGTGGATCATACTAAGCAAATCAAGAAACTATCGCAGGTATAGTTATTGGGACTAGGATTTAAAAAGTTAATACCATTTGCACTA
Proteins encoded:
- the LOC104231338 gene encoding eukaryotic translation initiation factor 2 subunit gamma-like is translated as MSRKGLMEQDLSKLDVTKLHPLSPEVISRQATINIGTIGHVAHGKSTVVKAISGVQTVRFKNELERNITIKLGYANAKIYKCEEERCPRPMCYKAYGSGKEDSPMCDVPGFENCRMKLLRHVSFVDCPGHDILMATMLNGAAIMDGALLLIAANESCPQPQTSEHLAAVEIMRLQHIIILQNKVDLVQENVAINQHEAIQKFIQGTVADGAPVVPISAQLKYNIDVVAEYIVKKIPIPERNFISPPNMIVIRSFDVNKPGFEVDDIRGGVAGGSILKGVLKVNQLIEVRPGIVVKDESGNIKCTPIYSRIVSLFAEQNELQFAVPGGLIGVGTTMDPTLTRADRLVGQVLGEVGSLPEVFVELEVNFFLLRRLLGVRTKDSERQGKVSKLAKGEILMLNIGSMSTGARVVAVKNVFAKLQLTSPVCTSKGEKIALSRRIEKHWRLIGWGQIQAGITIDIPPCPI